TCGGGAACCATGAATGACACTGACATAGTTAACAGGTGGTGAATTGTTCACATTTCAGAACAACCATGTCGACATCCCAGCACCTGTTGGAAATCTGACAGCTGCCACAGGTGGATTGTGGGAGCGGGCGACCTCCGTTTCTCTCTGATCCGTGAAGAAATTAGAACACGAACCGCCCGCTGCCTGCGGCGGTAATACCGAGGCAGATCATACAGCCGAGATTGATTTATGTCAAGGAAAATACGCTGCAGGTATAAAACGAAACCCTTTCTTCAGTATGCAGGGAACTACTTGGACACTTTCCAAGCAGCCTGCAACTCTTTGACAGCTCCTTTGGAAACAGCAGGGAAGCTACAGCTTTATTTCCTGTATGCAGGAGAACACCGTGTCTGCCGAGTGCAGAGCCGGTGTGTGTTTGAACCTGTGTCGGTCAGATAAAGAGGCGCTCTCGCCACCAGGCCTTCGGACGCGACGTTCCAAAGCGGCCGTGCCGATGAACATATCGGAGGAGAATAGGCGGAAACTTGTCCAGGTCTcttccaaagaagaagaaaaacaatgacgtATACAGGAGAATATCAGTCGCAGGCATCTTTCTGAATAATCAAAATTCACTTCCCAGGGAATTTTGACCACAAACGATGTTTTAACTAATCAGGTTAAATGAACGTGAGTCATACGGAACGCGCCGCTTCACCGTCTCGGGGAGGTTAGCGCACAACGAAGTTACACAATCACTTCCGACTCCTGATCCTCTGCAGTGGTTTTTCGTACAGTAAGGTTGAAGAACTGCCATGAAAGCGCTGCGTCGCCTTCTACTTAATGTCCTTTGACGGTGCAGCGCTGGCCGCACCAGTTCGACCACATACGCTCGGTGGGAGTGGGCGGTGTTCGTGGCTCAAAGGGGGACAACTGGAAGGAGCTCGTCAGAGGTGAGAGGTCGTACATAATGATCAAGGCCAAGGGCACAGAGAAGTGTCACGCAGCAGTTTCGTGAGGGGAACAGTTCACCTGCAGGAGCAATGAAAGGTGCGTtgtgaaacacacactcctgatgTCATGGGAAACAACGAAGCCGTTTGTTACGAAATACCGCCGCGTAAACGGCTGCCGAAATTTTGGattttacggcacaaaggaaccgCGTCACCCAATTGCGCAACCAAAAGAAGGGGGAGAACAGCGTCGTCCCGGTAACCgcccccagtgatggaaatggccgAATCTGCAAAAAGAATGCCGCCGACGGAGGAACCAAAGCGGACGGAGAAAGAGAGTAAAGGTAAagctccgggacttgagaggcttcaaaacgcgacatgcagttttgttttctttctactaaATCAATAACTAATACAGCCAGCTTCTTATTAACACAACCAGACGAGGTTATCTGTTCAGATTGGGATTTTCTCGGTTGTTTCCTGCTTTGGGACAGTAGCCAGGCCGCTGGCGTCGTCCTCACAAGCATCTCGCTACGTACGACAGCCACCAAACAGCAATACCGCCCGGGAGCACTAGGGGGCACCAGAGTTCTGCTGTTTGCACCGGCTTAGACGTCCCTTCACTgtgaccatggcaacagagGTATTCATATCTTAGAGGACCCAAATCCACGTTTCAACCGAAGATAGTAAATCGACTGCGGACATTGTTCGACTCATGCGTGAGGTCAGACCTCGGGGggccacacccccccccccccccacctggaGACTCACCTGGACTTCCCTCCTCGACTGCGGTTGGCGCAGACCGTGTTGCTTCCTCGCGGCGTCACCTCGTTCTCTGTCAAAGGGGccgtcagctcctcctctctccaccgtctctctgcatgcaaacacagaaacttcagaaaatactgcaaaaatgtaaatgctcaTTTGATAAAAACTAACGGCGACATGGTAACCTGCGCACGACGCCAACGCCAACTGCTGATCTTTTGCAGGTTTGCCaagtttgttgtattttggTGCCGTCACCATGCCAACATTTGCTTTTTGGGgggcaattaaaaacaaagtagAGTTGAGGCTAATGCGATTAATATTGTTTTGCAGTTATTTCTAATTATAAACCAACACGTTCACCTGATGATGTTGTACAGTTTTGTGTGTGGGGAGTTTCGGTCATGCTCTATTGCGTTTGTCTTCATAATCTTGTaagacttttactttttttcttttacaacatTTGAGGGCAGAGAGATTATAATCCAGAAAGGAAGTTTAACTTGAAACTGATCAAACGACGCCCAGCTACTTCCTGGCAAAGGCAGCGCTGCTCAGATGCAGCAGTTTTTCAAGCTCATACACtagattcaaaagaaaaaagaaaaagataatctTCTTAGCGTGCAACTAGAATACCACAGGGTGTTTTTACCGGTGAAATCCACGCGACGCCGGTGCCGTTATCGATTCAACTGGTTCGCCACGTTCCTTATCGGCTTTCAGCGAGTTTCCCCTCAGCGTTTTCTGAACctctgcaaatgaaaaaataaaatacatatatatatgcacacaaagCAAACGAGTGATGTGGAAGTTTTTGTGTTAAGACATATGCCGTCATTACGGGGTCTTTTATCAATAATCATAACGGATCGCTGTTAAATGATGGGAAATGAAAAGTATTGGAGGGGCGATGCATAACCTCTTACAGGTCACTACACTCAtttctgacttcatagtgacATCATTAAATTATCCATCCATTCCAACCTATGTACAGTTGGATTAAGGTTGTGCCTATGGTCCTATAGGACGTGGCAATACCTCGAAAAATGTATGTCAGAACTATGAATGATGTCACTtatcatatgatggggaatcGCTTTCTATAAAAATTGCCTCTATTGCCCAATTATTTGAGATATATTGGAACCATGTGCCTTTCGGGAAATACAGTATTCTTTGTTGAACTTGACCTCAGACCAATCAGCTCCAAATACACTTCCAAGTAATTTTCCCACCAaggaaaataacaatttaaagaaaataattaaaaatatccCTAATACCTGTTTAATATAGTTTATGTCCAAGTTACCCAGagtgttgtttcctctgttcgATCGATGCTGAGCCCCTGGCCCAGGTCCAAGTGTCTGGTCCTGCCTCACTTCCCCCGAGGACATGCGTCCCTCCTCGGCCTCGCCGGGAGCGTCGCTGGCACAATCACCCTCCGGTGGATTCCAATGGGAATCGTGAGTGCCGAGGCCGGGAGGAAGGGACGGGAGCTTGGGAAACTGGTGACACCGTGTGGATGGGTGATCTCCATcctcgctgccgccgccgccgccgccaccgccacaGCCGCCGCCACGACTGCGTCTCGTGGTGGAATGCCCGGGAAACGCGCCGCGCTTCGGGGGCGTCGGAGGTCGACGCGTGCCGTCCGGCGGACGGAGACGAGCTGTGTTGGTGGGAGATGGTTCCCCTCGACCTCTGACCCGGTGTGAGCCTGCGTTGCCTCCCGCTCTCGGCCCTCCGCAGTGGCAAagttgaaaatgtgtgtttgtttcatcgCAGCCTGGGGATAGAGTTTCCACGTCGGGGCTTGAGACTCGCCCCATGTGGTCGTTCGCTGTCCTAAAACTAACAATAACTTCCTGGTTTCTCCAGGCCCGGGGGGAAACGCCGCTCTCCTCTCTCGCAGGGagggaaatgttgaaatgctgCACTAAGCCTGATCCGTACACAGCGTTGGGCTGCGGCGGCGTCCGGACGCGTTCCCGCCGATCCTCCGAGGCGGCGGCACGGCCCGTTTCTCCGCGAGGCGCCGCGAGCTcagtctgacctttgacctcgtcTTCACCAACACACCTTCCTGCGGTTTCACCGCTGTGTTCcgtttcccttttccctccgaCTGTGGGCTCAGAGAGGGGAggacgcggaggaggaggctcgtCACTGTGCGTCTTCTCCTCCGCCTGGGAgtcctctgtggctctggagaAGTCCTCAGTCTGCGTCTGGATCTGTGTTGTCCGTCCATCTTTAGAGACCGACTTCCcgctgggctgctgctgctgctgctgctggccggGGGAAGCCGTCCTCTGGAGCTCCGGCTGCCCGGCGACCTcgattttatttctgttcatcCTGCAAACGTCCTCGGCCTTCCGCCTTTCTTTGTTCTGCAAAGaagcaacaacgacaacaacaattCACCTTTGACACAATGGCGGTTTAGTCTGAATGGTGAGAACGAGAGAACCGTTTGTTCCTGAGAATAAAGGATATTTCTGTCCGCTTCACAGGTTTTATCACATCCGGTAGATCAAAGGAACAATGATGCAAATTCcttttataaaatatgaataggtataagttattattgtcattagaGGCTcaaaaatatgatgttttttattctattctgttGTTTTATCACAGTAAACACATACAGTGCTATAGTAATATGTGATGTACCTCCAGCTGTCCGTGCCCACAGGTGTCATGATCTTCCAGTTGCTCTTCGACAAACTCTCTGAAATTCTCGCTTTGTCTCGACGCAGATCGGATCCAACTTAAACCCGGACagaacacaaattaaaacaacacgGAGATGCACAATACGTTTTTATGAATAGCAGTAGAGCAAACTAAAAGTTTGCACATGATCATTTAAATAAGAATAATCCCGTGTGTGCAGTGTGAGTTGTTAGGCCGCAGTCGGGCCACCTGTCTTCAGTGTGAGCCGGCGGGACGTCCCACCATGCAGAGGGACCGACCGGGACCCGGTCTCCATCTCGAAGTCCAGTCCGCTCCGTCCCTGCGACACAAGTTTCAGTGGAAACGCTTGAAAAACAATATGGTGCCATAAAGTGTGAATAGTTACTGAGTAACAGATGAGGAACCCGTCTAATAATTCATGATTCGGGCAATGATCAGTAGAGCACGATGAGGTGACGAGGAACTTTACTTGAGGGAGCACGAAAAGAGGAAGTGGACCGGTTACTGATTCACTGATttcaacattgttttaaatgattcatattcatatttgttaaACGTTTCATAACTGACGTTGCTGCCGGTGGCAGGTGAGAAATACGACTTTGAAACCTTCTCTTTGCGGTTGTTTGGAAAAGATTGAAACTTTATTTGTTGAAATCAAAGATATTTCAAGACACGAAGATTCGCCACATGAACTAAATTGGGATTTGGAAACTACTCGTTAACGATTTCTACTTCGTGTACAGAGTTTTcacggagagaggaggtgcaggagagcTTCACTCGCGAGCATGTGGCTGACGGGTCCAAACATCGCAGCCTCCTGTGAGATATGTTCGGACGACAGCGAGCTACAGCAGAAGTTACGTCTTCACCGCAGTCGCAGGTCGGCTCGACATTCTGAGGGACAGTGGCTCCGTTGTTTCTCTGACTGACACGCTGcaactctctctccttctcctctggaCTCTTCCAATAAACACGCCGGGATCACGTGGATTCATAATCAATGGCTATTCCAAGGATTGTTTGTAGTCGTTGGAGGGAAACTAGACTCAAAATGGGCAAAAAAACGAGAGTTACAAACTTCAGGCTGTCACAAATGTGCGTTCGAATCCATTCACGAATACGGAGCAATTTGTGCACACGAAAAAAATTATAGTTtacaaatattcatatattacaTACAGATTTttaactaaataataataaagaaatgaataaagttcttttttattcctttacagattttttacttaataataaaaaataaatgaataaagttatattttattcctttacagattttttacttaataataataaatacatgaataaagttctttttttattctttgacagatttttaacttaataataatacataaattaataaagttcttttttattcctttacaGATTTTtaacttaataataatacataaattactaaagttcttttttattcctttacaGATtgtttacataataataatacataaatgaataaagttcttctttattccttttttccatttttaaacacacactgaatatcCATTTGTGTTTCTACATCGCTGTTGTGCTTCTGCATAAAACACGtgttgaaatgcattttaatgaatttcacttttacagttttctttctcactttAGCTGCATGATCTTCAAAAATGCcgatcctttttttgttcttgatattctttacaaaaaaaaaaaaataataattcatgcagCAACTTtaagcacaaaacacaaagtccaaGTCCAAAGCAAAACCTGGCGACTGAGCCTCTGCAACGCATCGGTGATATGAGTGTGACAGGTGTCGTGAAAGCGGCGGTTCGCTACATATGAAATCCTGAATGGAGTCAGACTGGTTTTTGAATCCACTCAGTTAAGGTAACTGAGTAACCCGGTAAACACTGAACCCATTGTGTGAGGAGAGAATACAGGGCGGGAGGGACGCGAGGTCAACggtcagctgttgttgttttacagagATTCATCCGACGAGATCGAGTCTGAGACGAGAGACGTTAAATCAAGTCACTCAGTACaaatctcctcgtctcctcgcgtCAAGCCGACCTTTAGAGTCGATCGTGAAGCCGATCTGGGAAGAAGAGGTCACGACCTCTCCGACAGCCTCttcctgcaaaaaaaggaaagaagacgAAGGCTGAATCCTTCGGAGTTGTCTGGGCTTGTCTGCGAAGTGGAGCAGGAGTTCGAGGTATGCGAGAGTTGAGCGCGAGGCCTCGGCTttaacccccccctccctcaggaCTCCCTCAGACATTCCACACACAAAGTATTTCACTTTTCCTTACATAGTAGAAACCGTACATAGCAGCCCGGCGTCCCCGTCCTCCGCCGCGACCACGTGTGCATCTGTCGCCGATTCCCAGGGATCCACATCTGTCCGTGCGCTCCGCGGGGACTTCATATCTGAACGATCCCTGTGCAGCAATTTTAGCATCTGCGGAGGAGACGCACAGCGACACCGAGCCAAGGAGCTATAGATTCATGACAAACTGTCAAACGCGCTGCTTCTGGGATTTACTCGGAATAGAACGGGATTTCTTTCTCATGCTCACAGTTTGCGCCAGGAAACAGAACAGCAGaacgcctgctgctgctgtcgcgtCCGCTATCGGCTCTCGGCGCCACAAGAGGCTTCGCGCGTCTGCATTCGCATTCTCCCATTTCACCATTTCCCGAAAGAAGGAAATCTCTGCGACCCGCTCTTTATTTTAAAGGTCAAACTAAAGGACAGACAGATCTCAGCTCCTTCACGGGGCCAGTCTTGGCCCCTGGCGAGCCCCGCTGGCCCCCGCAGTGGAAAAGCAGCTGGTGACTCACCTCCTGAggccaagaggaggaggaggaggaggaggaggaggaggagccaccgGTACGGGGCTGAGCAGTGGTTTACCCTTGCTCTGCCACACTGAGAGAATCACTTCCAGACTTGCTGGTTGACTCTCACACAACAGGacattgaagaagaagaagaacaaacctCCCGAGTGACTTGGGAGAGTTTTGAAACTCAAAAACTTCAGGAGGATTGGAACTGAGGACgccgtagaaaaaaaaaacttgtttggcaggattttttccccctgttcctTCTGAAGAGGGTGTGAGGCTGAGATTACCCTCGTCGGTCCAGCGGAGACGCAGTCGCTCACTTCGCAGGACGAGACGTTTTCTCCCTCTGCGCGCTCCAGATGGCAAACTCCACGTTCCAGCTCATCGAGGACTGCGAGGCCACGAACAAGGCGCTGTACAAGTTCTACGCGGCGGTCGTCATCGTGATCTTCATACTGGCGCTGCCGCTGAACGCGTCCGTGCTCCACCTCTTCATATTCAAGCTGAAGTTCTGGAAGTCCAACACCAACAACGTCTTCCTCTTCAACCTGGTGCTGGCCGACATCCTGCTGCTCGTGTGTCTGCCCATCAAGGCGTACAACTTCATTCAGGGCGAGCGGCGGAGCGACTCCGTGTGCAACGCCATGCTCTTCATGTTGTTCCTGAACCGCGGCGCCAGCATCGCCTTCCTGACGGTCACCTCCATCGACCGCTACTTCAACGTGGTGCACCCCGGGCGGAGGAATTTCCTGCGGGCCCTGAAGAAGTCGCCGCAGATCTCCATCATcatctggctgctgctgctgccgctcacCGTCCCCACCATGCTCAAGACCTTCGAGTGCTGCAACAGCCACAAGCTGGAGAAGGACGACACCTTGATAAAGGTAAACTGAAGGTGCCACTTACGGCTTTCGATCATGTCTTTATCCGTCTTCCTGTTTCACTCTTTCACTGGTCAGATGAGCGAAATGAGAATAGATGACAAAGCGATTTTTCTGGAGCCAAGTGATTCATTCCGAGCCGTTCTGCTTTGGAGGGGAATTGTCTTGCAAGGGCTGGTTGTTGTT
This sequence is a window from Scophthalmus maximus strain ysfricsl-2021 chromosome 18, ASM2237912v1, whole genome shotgun sequence. Protein-coding genes within it:
- the si:ch211-140l13.3 gene encoding uncharacterized protein si:ch211-140l13.3 isoform X1: MSAEIHMDRTSPRTDPSRSLRSQASASVATSGISGVVERQGHGPGLSAPRGPDDSVPMDADASRTTNQTVQQAADGPCELVQRQIEQIHKVLQEQSRLLTLLCAGTERTGLRDGDRVPVGPSAWWDVPPAHTEDSWIRSASRQSENFREFVEEQLEDHDTCGHGQLENKERRKAEDVCRMNRNKIEVAGQPELQRTASPGQQQQQQQPSGKSVSKDGRTTQIQTQTEDFSRATEDSQAEEKTHSDEPPPPRPPLSEPTVGGKRETEHSGETAGRCVGEDEVKGQTELAAPRGETGRAAASEDRRERVRTPPQPNAVYGSGLVQHFNISLPAREESGVSPRAWRNQEVIVSFRTANDHMGRVSSPDVETLSPGCDETNTHFQLCHCGGPRAGGNAGSHRVRGRGEPSPTNTARLRPPDGTRRPPTPPKRGAFPGHSTTRRSRGGGCGGGGGGGGSEDGDHPSTRCHQFPKLPSLPPGLGTHDSHWNPPEGDCASDAPGEAEEGRMSSGEVRQDQTLGPGPGAQHRSNRGNNTLEVQKTLRGNSLKADKERGEPVESITAPASRGFHRETVERGGADGPFDRERGDAARKQHGLRQPQSRREVQSEGDWSVVRRRLEELIRENSELRKKLTVTPQCHLQADRCTATTPVASHERRTQTGRRASDRRGLATSAAAGSRNAIPAHRKTETVTFFNGDVKHTSGDGKVVYYYAGPQTTHTTYPSGLEILHFPNRQIEKRHPGGQREILFPDRTIKCLEPDGSERTIFGDGTIVHVSPSGEKTVDFPSGQREIHTSRYKRREYPDGTVKTVFPGGRQETKYPSGRVHVRDENGVSASHWK
- the si:ch211-140l13.3 gene encoding uncharacterized protein si:ch211-140l13.3 isoform X7; this encodes MWIPGNRRQMHTWSRRRTGTPGCYVRFLLWTERTGLRDGDRVPVGPSACWIRSASRQSENFREFVEEQLEDHDTCGHGQLENKERRKAEDVCRMNRNKIEVAGQPELQRTASPGQQQQQQQPSGKSVSKDGRTTQIQTQTEDFSRATEDSQAEEKTHSDEPPPPRPPLSEPTVGGKRETEHSGETAGRCVGEDEVKGQTELAAPRGETGRAAASEDRRERVRTPPQPNAVYGSGLVQHFNISLPAREESGVSPRAWRNQEVIVSFRTANDHMGRVSSPDVETLSPGCDETNTHFQLCHCGGPRAGGNAGSHRVRGRGEPSPTNTARLRPPDGTRRPPTPPKRGAFPGHSTTRRSRGGGCGGGGGGGGSEDGDHPSTRCHQFPKLPSLPPGLGTHDSHWNPPEGDCASDAPGEAEEGRMSSGEVRQDQTLGPGPGAQHRSNRGNNTLEVQKTLRGNSLKADKERGEPVESITAPASRGFHRETVERGGADGPFDRERGDAARKQHGLRQPQSRREVQSEGDWSVVRRRLEELIRENSELRKKLTVTPQCHLQADRCTATTPVASHERRTQTGRRASDRRGLATSAAAGSRNAIPAHRKTETVTFFNGDVKHTSGDGKVVYYYAGPQTTHTTYPSGLEILHFPNRQIEKRHPGGQREILFPDRTIKCLEPDGSERTIFGDGTIVHVSPSGEKTVDFPSGQREIHTSRYKRREYPDGTVKTVFPGGRQETKYPSGRVHVRDENGVSASHWK
- the si:ch211-140l13.3 gene encoding uncharacterized protein si:ch211-140l13.3 isoform X6, with translation MWIPGNRRQMHTWSRRRTGTPGCYVRFLLWTERTGLRDGDRVPVGPSAWWDVPPAHTEDSWIRSASRQSENFREFVEEQLEDHDTCGHGQLENKERRKAEDVCRMNRNKIEVAGQPELQRTASPGQQQQQQQPSGKSVSKDGRTTQIQTQTEDFSRATEDSQAEEKTHSDEPPPPRPPLSEPTVGGKRETEHSGETAGRCVGEDEVKGQTELAAPRGETGRAAASEDRRERVRTPPQPNAVYGSGLVQHFNISLPAREESGVSPRAWRNQEVIVSFRTANDHMGRVSSPDVETLSPGCDETNTHFQLCHCGGPRAGGNAGSHRVRGRGEPSPTNTARLRPPDGTRRPPTPPKRGAFPGHSTTRRSRGGGCGGGGGGGGSEDGDHPSTRCHQFPKLPSLPPGLGTHDSHWNPPEGDCASDAPGEAEEGRMSSGEVRQDQTLGPGPGAQHRSNRGNNTLEVQKTLRGNSLKADKERGEPVESITAPASRGFHRETVERGGADGPFDRERGDAARKQHGLRQPQSRREVQSEGDWSVVRRRLEELIRENSELRKKLTVTPQCHLQADRCTATTPVASHERRTQTGRRASDRRGLATSAAAGSRNAIPAHRKTETVTFFNGDVKHTSGDGKVVYYYAGPQTTHTTYPSGLEILHFPNRQIEKRHPGGQREILFPDRTIKCLEPDGSERTIFGDGTIVHVSPSGEKTVDFPSGQREIHTSRYKRREYPDGTVKTVFPGGRQETKYPSGRVHVRDENGVSASHWK
- the si:ch211-140l13.3 gene encoding uncharacterized protein si:ch211-140l13.3 isoform X5, whose protein sequence is MSAEIHMDRTSPRTDPSRSLRSQASASVATSGISGVVERQGHGPGLSAPRGPDDSVPMDADASRTTNQTVQQAADGPCELVQRQIEQIHKVLQEQSRLLTLLCAGTERTGLRDGDRVPVGPSAWWDVPPAHTEDSWIRSASRQSENFREFVEEQLEDHDTCGHGQLENKERRKAEDVCRMNRNKIEVAGQPELQRTASPGQQQQQQQPSGKSVSKDGRTTQIQTQTEDFSRATEDSQAEEKTHSDEPPPPRPPLSEPTVGGKRETEHSGETAGRCVGEDEVKGQTELAAPRGETGRAAASEDRRERVRTPPQPNAVYGSGLVQHFNISLPAREESGVSPRAWRNQEVIVSFRTANDHMGRVSSPDVETLSPGCDETNTHFQLCHCGGPRAGGNAGSHRVRGRGEPSPTNTARLRPPDGTRRPPTPPKRGAFPGHSTTRRSRGGGCGGGGGGGGSEDGDHPSTRCHQFPKLPSLPPGLGTHDSHWNPPEGDCASDAPGEAEEGRMSSGEVRQDQTLGPGPGAQHRSNRGNNTLEVQKTLRGNSLKADKERGEPVESITAPASRGFHRETVERGGADGPFDRERGDAARKQHGLRQPQSRREVQTGRRASDRRGLATSAAAGSRNAIPAHRKTETVTFFNGDVKHTSGDGKVVYYYAGPQTTHTTYPSGLEILHFPNRQIEKRHPGGQREILFPDRTIKCLEPDGSERTIFGDGTIVHVSPSGEKTVDFPSGQREIHTSRYKRREYPDGTVKTVFPGGRQETKYPSGRVHVRDENGVSASHWK
- the si:ch211-140l13.3 gene encoding uncharacterized protein si:ch211-140l13.3 isoform X2, with amino-acid sequence MSAEIHMDRTSPRTDPSRSLRSQASASVATSGISGVVERQGHGPGLSAPRGPDDSVPMDADASRTTNQTVQQAADGPCELVQRQIEQIHKVLQEQSRLLTLLCAGTERTGLRDGDRVPVGPSAWWDVPPAHTEDSWIRSASRQSENFREFVEEQLEDHDTCGHGQLENKERRKAEDVCRMNRNKIEVAGQPELQRTASPGQQQQQQQPSGKSVSKDGRTTQIQTQTEDFSRATEDSQAEEKTHSDEPPPPRPPLSEPTVGGKRETEHSGETAGRCVGEDEVKGQTELAAPRGETGRAAASEDRRERVRTPPQPNAVYGSGLVQHFNISLPAREESGVSPRAWRNQEVIVSFRTANDHMGRVSSPDVETLSPGCDETNTHFQLCHCGGPRAGGNAGSHRVRGRGEPSPTNTARLRPPDGTRRPPTPPKRGAFPGHSTTRRSRGGGCGGGGGGGGSEDGDHPSTRCHQFPKLPSLPPGLGTHDSHWNPPEGDCASDAPGEAEEGRMSSGEVRQDQTLGPGPGAQHRSNRGNNTLEVQKTLRGNSLKADKERGEPVESITAPASRGFHRETVERGGADGPFDRERGDAARKQHGLRQPQSRREVQSEGDWSVVRRRLEELIRENSELRKKLTVTPQCHLQADRCTATTPVASHERRTQTGRRASDRRGLATSAAAGSRNAIPAHRKTETVTFFNGDVKHTSGDGKVTTHTTYPSGLEILHFPNRQIEKRHPGGQREILFPDRTIKCLEPDGSERTIFGDGTIVHVSPSGEKTVDFPSGQREIHTSRYKRREYPDGTVKTVFPGGRQETKYPSGRVHVRDENGVSASHWK
- the si:ch211-140l13.3 gene encoding serine/arginine repetitive matrix protein 2 isoform X4; its protein translation is MSAEIHMDRTSPRTDPSRSLRSQASASVATSGISGVVERQGHGPGLSAPRGPDDSVPMDADASRTTNQTVQQAADGPCELVQRQIEQIHKVLQEQSRLLTLLCAGTERTGLRDGDRVPVGPSAWWDVPPAHTEDSWIRSASRQSENFREFVEEQLEDHDTCGHGQLENKERRKAEDVCRMNRNKIEVAGQPELQRTASPGQQQQQQQPSGKSVSKDGRTTQIQTQTEDFSRATEDSQAEEKTHSDEPPPPRPPLSEPTVGGKRETEHSGETAGRCVGEDEVKGQTELAAPRGETGRAAASEDRRERVRTPPQPNAVYGSGLVQHFNISLPAREESGVSPRAWRNQEVIVSFRTANDHMGRVSSPDVETLSPGCDETNTHFQLCHCGGPRAGGNAGSHRVRGRGEPSPTNTARLRPPDGTRRPPTPPKRGAFPGHSTTRRSRGGGCGGGGGGGGSEDGDHPSTRCHQFPKLPSLPPGLGTHDSHWNPPEGDCASDAPGEAEEGRMSSGEVRQDQTLGPGPGAQHRSNRGNNTLEVQKTLRGNSLKADKERGEPVESITAPASRGFHRETVERGGADGPFDRERGDAARKQHGLRQPQSRREVQSEGDWSVVRRRLEELIRENSELRKKLTVTPQCHLQADRCTATTPVASHERRTQTGRRASDRRGLATSAAAGSRNAIPAHRKTETVTFFNGDVKHTSGDGKVRFPTLFRCITTPARRRHTPPTRVAWRSSTSPTGRSRSDTPEARGRFYSPTAPSSVWSPTAARGRSSATAPSFTSHRPVRRRSTSPAVRGKSTLPGTRGESIPTGR
- the si:ch211-140l13.3 gene encoding uncharacterized protein si:ch211-140l13.3 isoform X3, translating into MSAEIHMDRTSPRTDPSRSLRSQASASVATSGISGVVERQGHGPGLSAPRGPDDSVPMDADASRTTNQTVQQAADGPCELVQRQIEQIHKVLQEQSRLLTLLCAGTERTGLRDGDRVPVGPSACWIRSASRQSENFREFVEEQLEDHDTCGHGQLENKERRKAEDVCRMNRNKIEVAGQPELQRTASPGQQQQQQQPSGKSVSKDGRTTQIQTQTEDFSRATEDSQAEEKTHSDEPPPPRPPLSEPTVGGKRETEHSGETAGRCVGEDEVKGQTELAAPRGETGRAAASEDRRERVRTPPQPNAVYGSGLVQHFNISLPAREESGVSPRAWRNQEVIVSFRTANDHMGRVSSPDVETLSPGCDETNTHFQLCHCGGPRAGGNAGSHRVRGRGEPSPTNTARLRPPDGTRRPPTPPKRGAFPGHSTTRRSRGGGCGGGGGGGGSEDGDHPSTRCHQFPKLPSLPPGLGTHDSHWNPPEGDCASDAPGEAEEGRMSSGEVRQDQTLGPGPGAQHRSNRGNNTLEVQKTLRGNSLKADKERGEPVESITAPASRGFHRETVERGGADGPFDRERGDAARKQHGLRQPQSRREVQSEGDWSVVRRRLEELIRENSELRKKLTVTPQCHLQADRCTATTPVASHERRTQTGRRASDRRGLATSAAAGSRNAIPAHRKTETVTFFNGDVKHTSGDGKVVYYYAGPQTTHTTYPSGLEILHFPNRQIEKRHPGGQREILFPDRTIKCLEPDGSERTIFGDGTIVHVSPSGEKTVDFPSGQREIHTSRYKRREYPDGTVKTVFPGGRQETKYPSGRVHVRDENGVSASHWK
- the gpr31 gene encoding 12-(S)-hydroxy-5,8,10,14-eicosatetraenoic acid receptor, with the protein product MANSTFQLIEDCEATNKALYKFYAAVVIVIFILALPLNASVLHLFIFKLKFWKSNTNNVFLFNLVLADILLLVCLPIKAYNFIQGERRSDSVCNAMLFMLFLNRGASIAFLTVTSIDRYFNVVHPGRRNFLRALKKSPQISIIIWLLLLPLTVPTMLKTFECCNSHKLEKDDTLIKSVVDSMREVVFFTQIVIPFVILVYCTARIVNRLRKKTVGDNTKLRRAVFLVTSVMVVFSVCFLPCAIARMVLLIARVQEWGEAVQDKVAVAFDGLMVLSYMDCLLDPLVYCFCSTKFKALYLTNYFPFLVRGAPPPVDSSTGNTQNPQRNNKVI